The proteins below come from a single Halomonas binhaiensis genomic window:
- the cydD gene encoding thiol reductant ABC exporter subunit CydD translates to MATVTTEPSHPQEDASASRRRRGSPARRWLMQHAAEQRLWLYLAVLCGCLGGFAVIAQLILLARVVASVVQGDALAAQWPSAVAIVVLLALRSGLTTAQELLAQKASQNLRRQVRAEVFDHWARLGPVRVANHHSAGLAHQWVEQVEALDGYVARFWVQTRLVLLVPVVILALVAWQDWLAAVLLALTAPLIPLFMALVGMGAESLNREQFVAVARLSGHFIDRVRGITTLRLFGATARATEEVSAVAHDYRRRSLRTLRLAFLSSAVLEFFSSVAIAVVAIYIGFGLLGDIPFGPASQLTLFSGLMILLLAPEFFQPLRTLSQFYHDRASALAAAEGLHELLQEPVDAQRLNSVTEPTLQEMGALVRLQGATLDHAGRGRVLGPVNMSVERGQVWVLSGPSGSGKSSLLQLLAGFVGAGEGERRAIPGLMSAWMDQRPLLLQGSIADNLRLIAPQASDEQLHQALMRAGLTEVLDALPQGLQTSLGEGGYGLSGGQAQRLALARIFLSDAPLVLLDEPTASVDAETERALVQGFEALVAEGRSLVIATHHPALMAMGQHHVVLAQGKEVCHG, encoded by the coding sequence GTGGCCACGGTTACCACTGAACCATCTCACCCTCAAGAAGATGCCTCCGCATCCCGTCGACGGCGTGGCTCACCAGCCCGCCGTTGGCTGATGCAGCATGCCGCTGAGCAGCGCCTGTGGTTGTATCTGGCGGTGCTCTGCGGTTGTCTCGGTGGTTTCGCTGTCATTGCCCAACTGATACTGCTCGCTCGAGTCGTCGCCAGTGTCGTCCAAGGGGATGCTCTTGCGGCACAGTGGCCTTCGGCGGTTGCCATTGTAGTGCTGCTGGCCTTGCGTAGTGGATTGACCACGGCCCAGGAACTGCTGGCACAGAAGGCCAGTCAGAATCTGCGTCGCCAGGTGCGTGCTGAGGTATTCGATCACTGGGCACGCCTGGGGCCGGTGCGGGTGGCTAATCACCATAGTGCGGGCCTGGCCCACCAGTGGGTCGAGCAGGTCGAGGCCCTGGATGGTTATGTGGCTCGCTTTTGGGTTCAGACGCGCCTGGTGCTCCTTGTGCCAGTGGTGATCCTCGCCCTGGTGGCCTGGCAGGACTGGCTCGCGGCTGTGCTGCTGGCACTTACCGCGCCCCTGATTCCCTTGTTCATGGCGCTGGTCGGTATGGGAGCAGAGTCACTCAATCGGGAACAGTTCGTAGCGGTGGCGCGGTTGTCGGGTCACTTCATCGATCGCGTGAGGGGGATCACGACGCTACGCCTGTTCGGGGCGACTGCACGAGCCACCGAGGAAGTGTCTGCGGTCGCTCATGACTATCGCCGACGCAGCCTGCGGACACTGCGACTGGCTTTCCTTTCTTCGGCAGTGCTCGAATTCTTTTCTTCCGTGGCCATTGCGGTGGTGGCCATCTACATCGGTTTCGGTCTGCTGGGTGACATCCCCTTCGGACCTGCCTCGCAATTGACCTTGTTCAGTGGCTTGATGATTCTGTTGCTGGCCCCTGAGTTCTTTCAGCCGTTACGTACTCTGTCACAGTTCTATCATGACCGTGCATCGGCCCTGGCTGCGGCAGAAGGGCTTCATGAGCTATTGCAGGAGCCGGTCGACGCGCAGCGCCTGAACTCTGTGACTGAACCGACCTTGCAAGAGATGGGGGCGCTGGTACGCCTGCAAGGTGCGACGCTGGATCATGCGGGGAGAGGGCGGGTACTGGGGCCAGTCAACATGAGCGTCGAACGTGGTCAGGTATGGGTGTTGAGCGGACCTTCCGGTTCTGGAAAGTCCAGCCTGCTGCAACTGCTGGCCGGCTTTGTCGGTGCTGGTGAAGGTGAACGCCGGGCGATTCCCGGATTGATGTCTGCATGGATGGACCAGCGCCCTCTGTTGCTCCAGGGCAGCATCGCTGACAACTTGCGCCTGATAGCGCCCCAGGCGAGTGATGAACAATTGCACCAGGCATTGATGCGAGCAGGGCTTACCGAGGTGCTGGATGCCTTGCCTCAAGGGCTGCAAACCTCGTTGGGCGAAGGTGGGTATGGCTTATCCGGCGGTCAGGCACAACGCTTGGCATTGGCACGTATCTTCCTGAGTGATGCGCCGCTGGTGTTGCTGGACGAGCCGACAGCAAGTGTCGACGCAGAGACCGAGCGGGCGCTGGTGCAAGGATTTGAAGCCCTGGTGGCGGAAGGTCGCTCTCTGGTCATTGCGACCCACCATCCGGCGTTGATGGCCATGGGGCAGCATCATGTGGTTCTCGCGCAAGGCAAGGAGGTGTGCCATGGCTGA
- the cydC gene encoding thiol reductant ABC exporter subunit CydC — MAERRGIFATLGPWLRLHDQHRGRLVVGALLMLATALSALGLLAVSGWFITASALTGVALAAGAAATLDVYTPGGGIRLFAVSRTVSRYLERLYNHDTILRLLADLRVRMFAGLARMDASRLAGRRASDWLNRLTADIDTLDALYLRLLAPPLVALLLGAALLALVAIWLPGVVLWLGGFLVLAWCWLTFGQARLGMLASRRRVETLEQLRSGVMESLRGFAELEAYGALDRRRAQLDEIETRLFKDQWRLALVTAIGNALVTALIGGVWLLLLMAGAAAFANDGLSAPVMVMLPLAAMALSEGLAALPGAFTQLGATLAAAERLNVIDAAAIVAEGDAVLPPGPLSLSGQALSFRYSGALFDALHDVNLHVAAGESVALCGPSGAGKSTLLALVSGQLNMQQGQLSIDGHPVGMLLPDALAAGVGCLTQKTDLFDASLAENLRLATPEADDACLWAALEAVDLKDWAQSLPAGLETRVGEGGRQVSGGQARRIALARLSLTQPGLVLLDEPFAGLDAATAERVAERLEPWLKQRTVVYLVHEHDPATPKPGMSKVTRSIGLAPRHASTWRTPAESVTL; from the coding sequence ATGGCTGAGCGCAGAGGGATATTCGCTACGCTTGGCCCTTGGTTACGTCTGCATGACCAGCATCGTGGGCGCCTGGTGGTGGGGGCGCTATTGATGCTGGCAACGGCACTGTCAGCACTTGGCCTGCTGGCCGTGTCCGGCTGGTTCATCACGGCTTCTGCCCTGACGGGTGTCGCCTTGGCTGCTGGTGCTGCAGCGACGCTGGATGTGTATACCCCGGGGGGCGGGATACGACTGTTTGCCGTGTCCCGCACAGTTTCCCGCTATCTGGAGCGACTGTACAACCACGACACGATTCTGCGCTTGCTGGCTGACTTGCGGGTGCGCATGTTCGCCGGTCTCGCGCGGATGGATGCCTCACGGTTGGCAGGGCGCCGCGCAAGTGACTGGCTCAATCGCCTGACGGCTGATATCGACACTCTGGATGCTCTGTATCTACGCTTACTGGCGCCCCCGCTGGTGGCATTGCTGCTGGGTGCTGCGCTGCTTGCACTGGTGGCGATCTGGTTGCCTGGTGTGGTGCTGTGGCTGGGGGGATTTCTGGTGCTGGCCTGGTGCTGGCTAACCTTTGGTCAGGCTCGGCTGGGGATGTTGGCCAGTCGGCGACGGGTCGAAACGCTGGAGCAATTACGCTCGGGCGTCATGGAGTCTCTGCGAGGCTTTGCTGAGCTGGAGGCCTACGGTGCGCTGGATCGGCGTCGTGCTCAGTTGGACGAAATCGAGACTCGGCTGTTCAAAGATCAATGGCGTCTGGCACTGGTCACCGCTATAGGCAATGCGCTGGTCACGGCGTTGATCGGAGGTGTCTGGCTGCTGTTGCTGATGGCGGGCGCAGCGGCATTTGCCAACGACGGCCTGAGCGCTCCGGTGATGGTGATGTTGCCCTTGGCCGCAATGGCGCTGAGTGAAGGGCTGGCCGCGCTGCCCGGCGCGTTCACTCAGCTTGGCGCCACGCTTGCTGCTGCTGAGCGTCTGAATGTCATTGATGCTGCTGCGATAGTGGCAGAAGGCGATGCGGTGTTGCCTCCTGGTCCGTTGTCATTGAGTGGCCAGGCATTGAGTTTTCGTTATTCCGGGGCCTTGTTTGATGCCCTGCATGATGTGAACTTGCATGTGGCAGCAGGGGAAAGCGTGGCACTGTGTGGCCCTTCTGGTGCAGGAAAGTCCACTCTGTTGGCGCTGGTGAGCGGGCAATTGAACATGCAGCAGGGGCAGTTATCGATAGACGGTCATCCTGTCGGCATGTTGCTGCCTGATGCACTGGCGGCAGGTGTAGGGTGCTTGACCCAGAAGACGGACCTATTCGATGCCAGCCTGGCGGAGAACCTGCGACTGGCTACACCAGAGGCGGATGACGCCTGCTTATGGGCGGCTCTTGAAGCCGTGGACTTGAAGGATTGGGCGCAGTCCTTGCCAGCAGGGCTAGAGACCCGAGTGGGCGAGGGAGGCCGCCAGGTATCTGGAGGACAGGCGCGACGCATTGCCTTGGCCCGGCTATCTCTGACTCAACCGGGGCTGGTGTTGCTCGATGAGCCCTTTGCGGGGCTTGATGCCGCCACTGCCGAGCGAGTCGCCGAGAGGCTCGAGCCATGGCTTAAGCAACGCACGGTGGTTTATCTGGTGCATGAGCATGACCCCGCGACACCGAAGCCCGGCATGAGCAAGGTGACGCGCAGCATTGGGTTGGCTCCTCGGCATGCGTCAACGTGGCGCACGCCAGCCGAATCCGTCACTCTATAA
- a CDS encoding adenosine deaminase, translating into MSDDFLTRLPKAELHLHIEGTLEPELMFQLAQRNGVTLPYADIEAARAAYDFTDLQSFLDLYYQGMSVLLTAQDFEDLAMAYFQRAAKEGVVHVEMHVDPQAHLVRGVSFDTLMEGLVRARQRALAELDLSSAMILAFLRDRPAAEAMEVLESSRHWHEHFSAVGLDSAELGNPPSKFRDVFLHAKALGLARVAHAGEEGPPGYIREALDELDVCRIDHGVRAVEDVELLERLSDGGTVLTVCPLSNVRLKVVERLEDHTLPQLVDAGLVVTLNSDDPAYFGGGLRDNYAECQRAFGWSEDTLRWLAGNAIDAAFMDEDRRAMLRERLTNA; encoded by the coding sequence ATGTCCGATGATTTCCTTACCCGCCTGCCCAAAGCCGAGTTGCATTTGCATATCGAAGGCACGCTGGAACCGGAACTGATGTTCCAGTTGGCCCAGCGTAATGGTGTGACGCTTCCTTACGCAGATATCGAGGCCGCACGTGCGGCCTACGACTTTACCGACCTGCAGTCCTTTCTCGATCTTTACTACCAGGGAATGAGTGTTCTGCTGACGGCCCAGGACTTCGAGGACCTGGCCATGGCGTATTTCCAGCGCGCTGCCAAGGAGGGTGTCGTGCATGTCGAGATGCATGTAGACCCCCAGGCGCACCTTGTGCGCGGTGTGTCATTCGACACACTGATGGAAGGTCTTGTACGAGCGCGGCAACGGGCACTTGCCGAGCTGGACCTTTCCAGCGCGATGATTCTGGCTTTTCTACGCGATAGACCCGCAGCAGAAGCCATGGAAGTGCTCGAAAGCAGCCGCCATTGGCACGAGCATTTCAGCGCCGTGGGCCTCGACAGCGCAGAGCTGGGTAATCCACCGAGCAAGTTTCGCGATGTCTTTTTGCACGCCAAGGCACTTGGCCTGGCACGGGTCGCCCATGCAGGAGAAGAAGGCCCGCCTGGCTATATTCGTGAAGCCTTGGACGAGCTGGATGTATGCCGTATCGATCACGGTGTGCGTGCTGTGGAAGATGTGGAATTGCTCGAACGCTTGTCCGATGGAGGCACGGTGCTGACGGTATGCCCGCTGTCCAATGTGCGCCTGAAGGTCGTTGAACGGCTGGAGGATCACACCTTGCCGCAACTGGTAGATGCCGGTCTGGTCGTCACTCTGAATTCTGATGACCCGGCCTATTTTGGCGGTGGGTTGCGTGACAATTATGCGGAGTGCCAGCGAGCCTTTGGCTGGTCCGAGGATACCTTACGCTGGCTGGCGGGCAATGCCATTGATGCCGCCTTCATGGATGAAGACCGACGCGCCATGTTGCGTGAACGGCTTACCAATGCTTGA
- a CDS encoding cytochrome ubiquinol oxidase subunit I produces MELDPVILSRIQFAFVVSFHAIFPVFTIGLASYVALLHGLFYKTGNHAWERLAAFWVKVFAVVFGMGVVSGIVMAFQFGTNWSNFSLAGSNFLGPMLSYEVVTAFFLEAGFLGVLLFGRGKVPEGVHLFAAIMVAVGTFISAFWILSTNSWMQTPAGVELVNGRFHVTDWSEAMFTASFPYRFVHMALASFLTGGFVVAGVSAWYLLIGRDVEANRKALSMCLWLLLVLTPVQAVVGDAHGLNTLEHQPTKVAAMEANWETQSNVPLLLFAWPDKEAQENRFEIGIPSLASLILTHDVNGVVPGLKEVPPEEQPPVAFVFWSFRAMVAMGMLMILVSFVGLWLRRGGRVYHSKPFLQTLRLMTISPFIAVLGGWFVTEAGRSPWLVYGIMTQAEAVTPSLTGWMVLATLIGYAAVYAVVFLTGAYYLTRVVRQGMLAEEPHHEVEQPMRPLSAAHTSLEADSGRVIGS; encoded by the coding sequence ATGGAACTGGACCCCGTGATCTTGTCACGCATACAGTTCGCCTTTGTCGTATCCTTCCATGCCATCTTTCCGGTGTTCACCATCGGTCTGGCATCCTATGTGGCCTTGCTTCATGGCCTGTTCTACAAAACCGGTAACCATGCCTGGGAGCGTCTGGCGGCTTTCTGGGTCAAGGTGTTTGCCGTGGTCTTCGGCATGGGCGTGGTCTCCGGTATCGTCATGGCTTTCCAGTTCGGTACCAACTGGAGCAACTTCAGTCTGGCAGGTTCCAACTTCCTGGGGCCGATGCTCAGTTATGAAGTCGTGACGGCTTTCTTCCTTGAAGCAGGCTTTCTCGGTGTGCTGCTGTTTGGGCGGGGCAAGGTGCCTGAAGGCGTTCACTTATTCGCTGCCATCATGGTGGCTGTGGGTACGTTCATTTCAGCATTCTGGATTCTCTCTACCAATAGCTGGATGCAGACACCGGCGGGGGTGGAATTGGTCAATGGCCGTTTCCATGTCACGGATTGGTCTGAAGCGATGTTCACAGCATCGTTTCCTTATCGCTTCGTCCATATGGCGTTGGCTTCGTTCCTCACTGGCGGCTTTGTGGTGGCGGGCGTCAGTGCCTGGTATCTGCTGATTGGACGCGACGTGGAAGCCAATCGCAAGGCGCTTTCCATGTGCCTGTGGCTGTTGTTGGTGTTGACTCCTGTGCAGGCTGTCGTCGGTGATGCCCACGGTCTCAATACTCTTGAGCACCAGCCGACCAAGGTGGCGGCCATGGAGGCCAATTGGGAGACGCAGTCCAATGTGCCGCTGCTGCTGTTTGCCTGGCCAGACAAGGAAGCCCAGGAGAACCGTTTTGAAATCGGTATTCCCAGCCTGGCAAGCCTGATCCTGACGCATGACGTCAATGGCGTGGTACCTGGGCTCAAGGAAGTGCCGCCAGAAGAGCAGCCCCCCGTTGCATTTGTGTTCTGGTCCTTCCGCGCCATGGTTGCCATGGGCATGTTGATGATCCTGGTGTCTTTTGTTGGTCTGTGGCTGCGTCGAGGTGGGCGCGTGTATCACTCCAAGCCTTTCCTGCAGACACTCAGGCTGATGACCATCTCCCCCTTCATTGCCGTGCTGGGCGGCTGGTTCGTGACTGAAGCAGGGCGCTCTCCGTGGCTGGTATACGGCATCATGACCCAGGCCGAGGCAGTCACTCCCTCTCTGACAGGCTGGATGGTGCTGGCCACGCTGATCGGATATGCCGCAGTGTACGCGGTGGTATTCCTCACGGGAGCCTATTACCTGACCCGCGTTGTGCGCCAGGGCATGCTGGCAGAAGAACCTCATCACGAGGTGGAGCAACCCATGCGTCCGTTGTCTGCCGCACATACTTCGCTTGAAGCCGATTCCGGCCGCGTTATCGGGAGCTGA
- a CDS encoding ShlB/FhaC/HecB family hemolysin secretion/activation protein has protein sequence MSLIITFKPSPCRWKLAGFLLGSLLTGLLSSPGVSAQERLNDELLRLRQNDEVLRQQQREEALRERLEERPDVRLNVPLEALERFPDQESPCFVIRELHVQGEAIERFGWLRDAALGDSEEDSPLGRCLGTQGINLVLKRTQNALIDRGFVTSRVLVEPQDLNDGTLILTLVPGRIAHVRWADPNPKWASWRNALPARPGDILNLRDIEQALENFQHLPSVDVDIQIAPGGEPGESDLVIAYQQKRPLRASASLDNSGTDATGRYLAGVTLSYDNPLGLNDLAYISLSKDAGGGYPGPRGNKSRLAHYSIPWGYWRLRLDASDYAYHQSIAGPSETNEYSGTSRDLSATLSRTVYRDASRKTTVSAGAFQRQSRNFFEDGEIEVQRRVVGGWEAGIDHREFIGNSLLNIQLNYQRGTGAFGSLPAPEEVETDFGADADIKGTSHFELITSTTDLSVPFLLGEQSLRYLGQLRLQHNLTPLTPLEQFSIGSRYSVRGFTDNTLTAERGWLVRNELEADVGRSGQSLYVGLDYGQVDGPSTKWLLGKRLAGTALGVRGSLGNSRFQYDASIAAPLLKPDGFQTDDYDLALSLYVTL, from the coding sequence ATGTCACTAATAATCACTTTCAAGCCATCGCCATGCCGCTGGAAGCTCGCCGGGTTCTTGCTGGGATCTTTGCTCACGGGGCTGTTGAGCAGCCCAGGCGTATCAGCACAGGAGCGCTTGAATGATGAATTGTTGCGCCTGCGACAGAACGACGAAGTGCTGCGTCAGCAGCAGCGTGAGGAAGCCCTGCGAGAGCGTCTCGAAGAACGGCCTGATGTCCGTCTGAATGTGCCACTTGAAGCCTTGGAACGCTTCCCGGATCAAGAATCCCCGTGTTTCGTCATCCGTGAACTGCACGTGCAGGGCGAGGCCATCGAACGCTTTGGCTGGCTGCGGGATGCGGCGCTAGGTGATAGCGAGGAAGATTCTCCGCTGGGGCGCTGTCTGGGCACCCAAGGCATCAACCTGGTGCTCAAGCGCACCCAGAATGCCCTGATCGATCGAGGCTTTGTCACCAGCCGGGTACTGGTAGAACCGCAGGATCTCAATGATGGCACCCTGATATTGACCCTGGTGCCCGGTCGCATTGCCCATGTGCGTTGGGCAGACCCCAACCCCAAATGGGCGAGCTGGCGCAATGCACTGCCGGCACGCCCGGGTGACATCCTCAATCTGAGAGATATCGAGCAGGCGCTGGAAAACTTCCAGCATCTGCCATCCGTGGATGTGGACATTCAGATTGCGCCGGGTGGAGAGCCTGGCGAAAGCGACTTGGTCATCGCCTACCAACAGAAGCGACCACTGCGTGCCAGCGCGTCGCTGGATAACAGTGGCACCGATGCCACCGGTCGTTACCTCGCCGGTGTCACGCTGTCCTATGACAACCCGCTGGGACTCAACGATCTGGCGTATATCTCGCTGAGCAAGGATGCCGGTGGTGGCTATCCTGGCCCGCGTGGCAACAAGAGCCGGCTCGCGCACTATTCCATTCCCTGGGGCTACTGGCGCTTGAGGCTCGATGCCAGTGATTACGCCTACCACCAGAGCATCGCTGGGCCTTCTGAGACAAACGAATACAGCGGTACCAGCCGTGATCTCAGTGCCACGCTATCGCGGACGGTCTACCGGGATGCCTCGCGCAAGACCACTGTATCGGCGGGCGCCTTTCAGCGTCAGTCACGCAATTTTTTCGAAGACGGTGAGATCGAGGTGCAGCGCCGGGTGGTAGGCGGCTGGGAAGCCGGGATCGACCACCGCGAGTTCATCGGCAACAGCCTTTTGAATATCCAGCTGAACTATCAGCGCGGCACAGGGGCGTTTGGTTCCTTGCCCGCTCCTGAAGAAGTGGAGACGGACTTCGGGGCAGATGCTGATATCAAAGGCACCTCGCATTTCGAGCTGATCACCTCCACGACGGATCTCAGTGTGCCGTTCCTGCTGGGAGAGCAGTCGCTACGCTACCTCGGCCAGTTGCGCCTCCAGCACAACCTGACACCACTGACACCCCTGGAGCAGTTCTCCATCGGTAGTCGCTATAGCGTGCGCGGCTTCACCGATAACACCCTGACCGCGGAGCGTGGCTGGCTGGTACGCAACGAACTCGAGGCGGATGTGGGGCGTAGTGGCCAGTCCCTCTACGTCGGGCTCGACTACGGGCAGGTCGATGGCCCCTCGACCAAATGGCTGCTGGGCAAGCGCCTGGCAGGCACCGCGCTGGGCGTGCGCGGCAGCCTGGGTAACAGCCGCTTTCAGTATGACGCTTCGATTGCCGCACCGTTGCTGAAGCCAGATGGCTTTCAGACCGACGACTACGACCTCGCCCTGAGCCTGTACGTGACCCTGTAG
- a CDS encoding calcium/sodium antiporter, giving the protein MLLAAVAVIAGLVVLIWSADRFVDGAASTSARLGLSPLLIGMLVIGFGTSAPELTVSALAAAQGNPGLALGNAYGSNIANIGLILGLVAIVSPLAVSTSVIRRELPVLGVAMLVSALMMLGGMIGRLEGAVLLAALLGFIGFSIFNSRRSTAAGEVDSLATDTMTEIESHPMSLKVSVMWTLIGLVLLIASSRLLVWGAVEIAQGLGVSDLIIGLTVVAVGTSLPELASSLSALRRNEHDLVVGNVVGSNLFNTLGVVGLAAVIAPVEVGTEVLLRDWSVMTVMTVLMAVFALGWPSRAGRITRVDGMVFLAMYIAYTTYMVSLVLS; this is encoded by the coding sequence ATGTTACTGGCGGCCGTGGCGGTCATTGCGGGACTGGTTGTACTTATCTGGAGTGCTGATCGCTTTGTGGATGGTGCGGCATCAACATCTGCCAGGTTGGGACTATCGCCATTGCTGATTGGCATGCTGGTCATCGGTTTTGGCACTTCGGCACCTGAATTGACGGTATCTGCACTGGCAGCGGCCCAAGGCAATCCAGGGCTGGCGCTGGGTAATGCCTATGGCTCGAATATTGCCAATATCGGTCTGATTCTTGGCCTGGTGGCGATCGTTTCACCTCTGGCTGTGAGCACTTCGGTGATTCGCCGTGAGCTGCCGGTGCTCGGTGTGGCCATGCTGGTGTCTGCGTTGATGATGTTGGGAGGAATGATCGGTCGCCTGGAAGGTGCCGTGCTGCTGGCGGCGCTGCTGGGCTTCATTGGTTTCAGTATCTTCAACAGTCGGCGTTCTACGGCTGCTGGAGAAGTGGATTCTCTGGCGACGGATACCATGACCGAGATTGAATCCCATCCCATGTCACTGAAAGTATCCGTCATGTGGACGCTCATTGGTCTGGTCCTGCTGATCGCCAGCTCTCGCCTGCTGGTCTGGGGAGCGGTGGAAATTGCCCAGGGACTCGGGGTTTCAGACTTGATCATTGGTTTGACCGTGGTCGCGGTAGGAACATCTCTGCCGGAACTGGCTTCCTCTCTCAGCGCGTTGCGCCGCAATGAACATGACCTGGTGGTTGGCAATGTGGTGGGTTCCAACCTGTTCAATACTTTGGGCGTGGTCGGCTTGGCTGCCGTCATCGCGCCGGTCGAGGTAGGAACAGAAGTTCTACTGAGGGATTGGAGCGTCATGACAGTCATGACGGTGCTGATGGCTGTGTTTGCGTTAGGTTGGCCGAGCAGAGCAGGACGTATCACACGAGTCGATGGAATGGTCTTTCTGGCCATGTACATCGCCTATACCACTTACATGGTATCCCTGGTTTTGTCCTAG
- the cydB gene encoding cytochrome d ubiquinol oxidase subunit II has translation MELINLTMIWALIIGFGVMMYILMDGFDLGVGILYPFAPNEEARDVMMNSVAPVWDGNETWLILGGAGLLAAFPLVYTILLPALYLGVFLMLAGLIFRGIAFEFRFKSRRNRHWWNIAFCGGSMLATFCQGVVVGAYIQGFTVENNVYVGGAFDWLSPFTVITGLSLVAGYALLGATWTIMKSEGEVQDWAYRITPKLLVLVLVGFAVISLYTPFVDEYVRERWFGHLSLFWIFPVLGLLCAAWIWRAVGRRNEGQPFVATLGLFLFSYLGLVASKWPYLVPPDITIWDAASAPESQLFLLLGVLFVIPVVLGYTAWSYWVFRGKVRGHGYH, from the coding sequence ATGGAACTGATCAACCTCACTATGATCTGGGCGCTGATCATCGGTTTTGGCGTCATGATGTATATCCTCATGGACGGTTTCGACCTGGGGGTCGGCATCCTGTATCCCTTTGCCCCCAATGAAGAGGCCAGGGATGTGATGATGAACTCGGTGGCTCCTGTCTGGGATGGCAACGAAACCTGGCTGATCCTGGGCGGGGCGGGGCTGCTGGCAGCTTTTCCCCTGGTTTACACCATCCTGTTGCCGGCGCTGTATCTGGGGGTCTTCCTGATGCTGGCGGGCTTGATCTTCCGCGGCATTGCCTTCGAGTTTCGCTTCAAGTCCCGGCGTAACCGTCACTGGTGGAACATCGCCTTCTGTGGAGGATCGATGCTCGCCACTTTCTGCCAGGGGGTAGTGGTAGGGGCCTATATCCAGGGCTTTACCGTGGAAAACAATGTCTATGTGGGAGGAGCGTTCGACTGGCTGTCGCCTTTCACGGTGATCACTGGATTGTCTCTGGTGGCGGGCTATGCGCTGCTCGGGGCGACATGGACCATCATGAAGAGCGAGGGAGAGGTGCAGGACTGGGCCTATCGCATCACGCCTAAACTGCTGGTGCTGGTGCTGGTCGGCTTTGCCGTGATCAGCCTCTATACGCCTTTTGTGGACGAGTACGTGCGTGAACGCTGGTTCGGGCATCTGTCCCTGTTCTGGATCTTCCCTGTGCTGGGGCTTCTGTGTGCTGCCTGGATCTGGCGCGCGGTGGGACGGCGCAATGAAGGACAACCCTTCGTTGCTACGCTGGGCCTGTTCCTGTTCAGCTACCTGGGGCTGGTGGCAAGCAAATGGCCTTACCTGGTACCGCCGGACATCACCATCTGGGATGCTGCCTCTGCACCGGAATCGCAGTTGTTCCTGCTGCTTGGCGTACTGTTTGTCATCCCGGTCGTACTGGGGTACACCGCCTGGTCCTATTGGGTGTTCAGAGGAAAGGTGCGTGGCCACGGTTACCACTGA
- a CDS encoding rhodanese-related sulfurtransferase — protein MTATSEAQPVVVCALYKFVTLDDFESLREPLLATMLQHQVRGTLLLAREGINGTVAANRESIDALLDWLRSDPRLAELDTKESLTQHPPFMRTKVKLKREIVTMGVEGIDPRQTVGTYVDPENWNALISDPDVLLIDTRNDYEVEVGTFKGAVNPNTTTFREFPDYVRQTLDSSRHKKVAMFCTGGIRCEKSTAYLKEQGFEEVYHLKGGILNYLEKVPQEETMWQGECFVFDDRVTVNHSLQPGSYDQCHACRMPITEEDKHSGKYQKGVCCPRCHDTLSDEQKARFAERERQIRLARERGEEHLGIDAVEDMEQRRQTKRQQREAARKAAEKA, from the coding sequence ATGACGGCAACATCCGAGGCACAGCCCGTGGTGGTATGTGCCCTGTACAAGTTCGTGACCCTCGACGATTTCGAGAGCCTGCGTGAACCTTTGCTCGCTACCATGCTGCAGCACCAGGTGCGTGGCACTCTGCTGCTGGCCCGTGAAGGCATCAACGGCACTGTCGCTGCCAACCGTGAATCCATCGATGCATTGCTCGACTGGTTGCGTTCCGACCCGCGCCTGGCGGAGCTGGACACCAAGGAGTCCCTGACTCAGCACCCTCCGTTCATGCGCACCAAGGTCAAGCTCAAGCGTGAGATCGTGACCATGGGGGTGGAGGGGATCGACCCGCGCCAGACCGTGGGCACTTATGTGGATCCCGAGAACTGGAATGCCCTGATTTCCGACCCGGATGTGTTGCTGATTGATACACGCAACGACTACGAGGTCGAAGTCGGCACCTTCAAGGGTGCAGTCAACCCTAATACGACCACCTTCCGGGAGTTTCCTGACTACGTCAGGCAGACACTGGATTCATCACGTCACAAGAAAGTGGCCATGTTCTGTACTGGTGGCATCCGCTGCGAAAAATCCACCGCCTATCTCAAGGAACAGGGCTTCGAAGAGGTCTACCACCTGAAAGGCGGCATCCTGAACTATCTGGAAAAAGTGCCTCAGGAAGAGACCATGTGGCAGGGCGAGTGTTTTGTCTTTGATGATCGTGTCACGGTGAACCACAGCCTTCAGCCCGGCAGCTATGACCAGTGCCATGCCTGCCGCATGCCTATTACCGAAGAAGACAAGCACAGCGGTAAATATCAGAAAGGCGTATGCTGCCCGCGCTGCCACGACACACTGAGCGACGAGCAGAAAGCACGTTTTGCCGAGCGTGAACGCCAGATTCGCCTGGCACGCGAGCGTGGTGAAGAGCATCTGGGTATTGATGCTGTCGAAGACATGGAACAACGCCGTCAAACCAAGCGCCAGCAACGCGAAGCCGCTCGCAAGGCTGCCGAGAAGGCCTGA